A single Tachypleus tridentatus isolate NWPU-2018 chromosome 9, ASM421037v1, whole genome shotgun sequence DNA region contains:
- the LOC143225177 gene encoding serine/threonine-protein kinase SIK2-like isoform X3 gives MVMETKSMVYLVSEYASKGEIFDFVAQHGRMPETMAQKMFWQILSAVEYCHNHYIVHRDLKAENLLLDENMNIKIADFGFSNYYSMDNWLTTWCGSPPYAAPEVFEGKKYVGPEIDVWSLGVVLYVLVCGNLPFDGSSLQVLRERVLSGRFRIPYFMSSECENLIRRMLMLDPNKRFSVEHIKRHKWMQLESTIPPSLSQHVGSYPSDREVVKLGEFNEKILRLMQSLGIDTSKTRESLVNEKFDHHAAIYFLLLDRLRQHRTTVPPATVKQPVDTCQPRRPSTIAEQAMRKLDSPPYGFNSYQQPGGPTCGSQMTQSQARPCISAMRYHMFSRTTDGTTPTGGPFIAHAYRINERDTGQYVLPSGTYFNDVSQAPRIPRNQIGSPMSRVTESLDEGVETDINEGSRDSQAQHPIQQKPSSQYSEHATCCGTSDSHRDSPPLCSLTQLLSLSDSPVGSFTSQGSNFDSFDSQIETDFASSLTSCSQGNQSTASFYESREESLCVTNPCEVLSQTRLPVRINNVNRHSYRHNPIETERSAIESPTSFREGRRASDGLVAQGVAMFCQRLDETSKARGVVGLNEIKQEHQKLRNLYPSQVPEAQQVQYQLQHSQYWSMVSESLALSSPDQQTLPVSKRVSLPESFKYSPIPSALRHGIVCEDSQLGQPSEFGGILLSQSKPLQQQLLQQRLQQKRQVLQKQASLHRRQAVRQTSYKLAQQAPTIPPLPTELLNPVLPFQPISEDISSPSDEEVHAQPLSEQYKTHGSKEMTIAPVTSEQEESVSLCPIFPVIPVETRSTSEYSEIELEKSEQDNSIESSQAKKPSSACDDVIFSGEPVISVVPPE, from the exons ATTTTGTTGCACAACATGGTAGAATGCCGGAGACAATGGCTCAAAAGATGTTTTGGCAGATTTTGTCTGCTGTGGAATACTGCCATAATCATTACATCGTGCATCGAGACTTAAAG GCAGAAAATCTTTTACTCGATGAAAACATGAACATCAAAATAGCAG attttggtttcagtaattACTACTCTATGGACAACTGGCTAACCACGTGGTGTGGGAGTCCTCCATACGCAGCACCAGAAGTATTTGAAGGCAAGAAATACGTTGGTCCAGAAATTGATGTATGG agtttgGGAGTTGTACTCTATGTCTTGGTGTGTGGAAACCTACCGTTTGACGGCAGTAGTCTTCAGGTCCTTCGAGAACGAGTGTTGTCTGGTCGCTTTCGTATTCCATACTTCATGTCTTCAG AATGTGAAAACTTGATTCGTCGGATGTTAATGTTGGACCCAAACAAAAGGTTTAGTGTAGAGCATATCAAAAGACATAAATGGATGCAGCTAGAAAGTACTATCCCTCCATCGCTTTCACAACATGTTGGCTCTTATCCTAGTGACAGAGAAGTGGTAAAACTTGGAGAGTTCAATGAAAAAATACTGCGATTAATGCAGAGTCTAGGCATTGATACGTCCAAAACTAGGGAG TCTTTAGTGAACGAGAAATTCGACCATCATGCCgctatatattttcttttgttggaTCGCTTACGACAACACAGAACAACCGTACCGCCTGCCACAGTGAAACAACCAGTTGACACCTGCCAACCCCGTAGACCTAGCACTATAGCTGAACAAGCAATGAGAAAACTAGATTCACCCCCTTATGGCTTCAATTCTTATCAGCAGCCAGGTGGCCCAACATGTGGGTCGCAGATGACACAATCTCAA GCCCGACCTTGCATTAGTGCCATGAGGTATCATATGTTCAGTAGAACAACAGACGGAACAACACCCACTGGTGGTCCTTTCATTGCCCATGCATATCGAATAAATGAACGGGACACTGGCCAATATGTTCTTCCTTcaggaacatattttaatgatgtttctcAGGCCCCTAGAATCCCTCGAAATCAAATTGGATCTCCAATGTCCAGAGTGACCGAGTCCTTAGATGAAGGGGTAGAAACGGACATTAATGAAGGATCCAGAGATTCCCAAGCCCAACATCCCATTCAACAAAAGCCATCTTCCCAGTACAGTGAACACGCCACTTGTTGTGGAACGAGTGATAGCCATAGAGACAGTCCACCATTATGTAGTCTTACTCAGTTGCTCAGTCTATCTGATTCACCAGTTGGAAGTTTCACAAGCCAAGGCTCAAACTTTGACAGCTTTGATTCGCAAATCGAAACAGATTTTGCTTCTAGTCTAACTTCCTGCTCACAGGGAAATCAGAGTACTGCAAGTTTCTATGAAAGTCGTGAAGAGTCATTGTGTGTAACTAATCCATGTGAAGTTCTATCTCAAACTAGGCTACCTGTTCGAATCAACAATGTTAACCGACATTCTTATCGACATAACCCAATTGAAACCGAACGTAGTGCCATAGAATCCCCCACCAGCTTTCGAGAAGGCCGTCGTGCTTCAGATGGGCTTGTTGCTCAAGGTGTAGCCATGTTTTGTCAACGACTTGACGAGACTTCTAAGGCCCGTGGGGTTGTAGGGTTAAACGAAATTAAACAAGAACACCAAAAACTTCGAAATTTGTATCCGAGTCAAGTGCCAGAGGCTCAGCAAGTCCAGTATCAACTGCAACACTCTCAGTATTGGTCAATGGTTTCAGAGAGTTTGGCTCTTTCGTCACCAGACCAACAAACGTTACCAGTATCCAAACGTGTAAGTCTCCCGGAAAGTTTCAAATATTCCCCAATTCCTTCAGCTTTAAGGCATGGAATTGTTTGTGAAGACTCTCAGTTAGGACAACCCTCAGAATTTGGAGGAATATTACTTAGTCAGAGCAAACCTTTGCAACAGCAACTACTTCAACAGAGGTTGCAGCAGAAGAGACAGGTGCTACAAAAACAGGCATCACTTCATCGCCGCCAGGCGGTGCGTCAAACATCATACAAGCTTGCACAGCAAGCACCGACAATTCCTCCTCTTCCGACTGAGCTTTTGAATCCTGTGTTACCCTTTCAGCCCATTTCAGAAGATATATCTTCTCCATCAGACGAGGAAGTTCATGCTCAGCCCCTTTCAGAGCAATATAAAACTCATGGCTCTAAAGAAATGACAATCGCTCCTGTGACTTCTGAACAAGAGGAGTCCGTGTCATTATGTCCTATCTTTCCAGTTATTCCAGTTGAAACTAGGTCTACAAGCGAGTATTCTGAGATTGAATTGGAAAAGTCAGAACAGGATAACAGTATTGAGTCTAGTCAGGCCAAGAAGCCTTCCTCAGCCTGTGATGATGTCATTTTTTCTGGAGAGCCAGTAATTAGTGTTGTTCCTCCTGAGTAA
- the LOC143225177 gene encoding serine/threonine-protein kinase SIK2-like isoform X2 gives MKQLSHPNIIKLYQVMETKSMVYLVSEYASKGEIFDFVAQHGRMPETMAQKMFWQILSAVEYCHNHYIVHRDLKAENLLLDENMNIKIADFGFSNYYSMDNWLTTWCGSPPYAAPEVFEGKKYVGPEIDVWSLGVVLYVLVCGNLPFDGSSLQVLRERVLSGRFRIPYFMSSECENLIRRMLMLDPNKRFSVEHIKRHKWMQLESTIPPSLSQHVGSYPSDREVVKLGEFNEKILRLMQSLGIDTSKTRESLVNEKFDHHAAIYFLLLDRLRQHRTTVPPATVKQPVDTCQPRRPSTIAEQAMRKLDSPPYGFNSYQQPGGPTCGSQMTQSQARPCISAMRYHMFSRTTDGTTPTGGPFIAHAYRINERDTGQYVLPSGTYFNDVSQAPRIPRNQIGSPMSRVTESLDEGVETDINEGSRDSQAQHPIQQKPSSQYSEHATCCGTSDSHRDSPPLCSLTQLLSLSDSPVGSFTSQGSNFDSFDSQIETDFASSLTSCSQGNQSTASFYESREESLCVTNPCEVLSQTRLPVRINNVNRHSYRHNPIETERSAIESPTSFREGRRASDGLVAQGVAMFCQRLDETSKARGVVGLNEIKQEHQKLRNLYPSQVPEAQQVQYQLQHSQYWSMVSESLALSSPDQQTLPVSKRVSLPESFKYSPIPSALRHGIVCEDSQLGQPSEFGGILLSQSKPLQQQLLQQRLQQKRQVLQKQASLHRRQAVRQTSYKLAQQAPTIPPLPTELLNPVLPFQPISEDISSPSDEEVHAQPLSEQYKTHGSKEMTIAPVTSEQEESVSLCPIFPVIPVETRSTSEYSEIELEKSEQDNSIESSQAKKPSSACDDVIFSGEPVISVVPPE, from the exons ATTTTGTTGCACAACATGGTAGAATGCCGGAGACAATGGCTCAAAAGATGTTTTGGCAGATTTTGTCTGCTGTGGAATACTGCCATAATCATTACATCGTGCATCGAGACTTAAAG GCAGAAAATCTTTTACTCGATGAAAACATGAACATCAAAATAGCAG attttggtttcagtaattACTACTCTATGGACAACTGGCTAACCACGTGGTGTGGGAGTCCTCCATACGCAGCACCAGAAGTATTTGAAGGCAAGAAATACGTTGGTCCAGAAATTGATGTATGG agtttgGGAGTTGTACTCTATGTCTTGGTGTGTGGAAACCTACCGTTTGACGGCAGTAGTCTTCAGGTCCTTCGAGAACGAGTGTTGTCTGGTCGCTTTCGTATTCCATACTTCATGTCTTCAG AATGTGAAAACTTGATTCGTCGGATGTTAATGTTGGACCCAAACAAAAGGTTTAGTGTAGAGCATATCAAAAGACATAAATGGATGCAGCTAGAAAGTACTATCCCTCCATCGCTTTCACAACATGTTGGCTCTTATCCTAGTGACAGAGAAGTGGTAAAACTTGGAGAGTTCAATGAAAAAATACTGCGATTAATGCAGAGTCTAGGCATTGATACGTCCAAAACTAGGGAG TCTTTAGTGAACGAGAAATTCGACCATCATGCCgctatatattttcttttgttggaTCGCTTACGACAACACAGAACAACCGTACCGCCTGCCACAGTGAAACAACCAGTTGACACCTGCCAACCCCGTAGACCTAGCACTATAGCTGAACAAGCAATGAGAAAACTAGATTCACCCCCTTATGGCTTCAATTCTTATCAGCAGCCAGGTGGCCCAACATGTGGGTCGCAGATGACACAATCTCAA GCCCGACCTTGCATTAGTGCCATGAGGTATCATATGTTCAGTAGAACAACAGACGGAACAACACCCACTGGTGGTCCTTTCATTGCCCATGCATATCGAATAAATGAACGGGACACTGGCCAATATGTTCTTCCTTcaggaacatattttaatgatgtttctcAGGCCCCTAGAATCCCTCGAAATCAAATTGGATCTCCAATGTCCAGAGTGACCGAGTCCTTAGATGAAGGGGTAGAAACGGACATTAATGAAGGATCCAGAGATTCCCAAGCCCAACATCCCATTCAACAAAAGCCATCTTCCCAGTACAGTGAACACGCCACTTGTTGTGGAACGAGTGATAGCCATAGAGACAGTCCACCATTATGTAGTCTTACTCAGTTGCTCAGTCTATCTGATTCACCAGTTGGAAGTTTCACAAGCCAAGGCTCAAACTTTGACAGCTTTGATTCGCAAATCGAAACAGATTTTGCTTCTAGTCTAACTTCCTGCTCACAGGGAAATCAGAGTACTGCAAGTTTCTATGAAAGTCGTGAAGAGTCATTGTGTGTAACTAATCCATGTGAAGTTCTATCTCAAACTAGGCTACCTGTTCGAATCAACAATGTTAACCGACATTCTTATCGACATAACCCAATTGAAACCGAACGTAGTGCCATAGAATCCCCCACCAGCTTTCGAGAAGGCCGTCGTGCTTCAGATGGGCTTGTTGCTCAAGGTGTAGCCATGTTTTGTCAACGACTTGACGAGACTTCTAAGGCCCGTGGGGTTGTAGGGTTAAACGAAATTAAACAAGAACACCAAAAACTTCGAAATTTGTATCCGAGTCAAGTGCCAGAGGCTCAGCAAGTCCAGTATCAACTGCAACACTCTCAGTATTGGTCAATGGTTTCAGAGAGTTTGGCTCTTTCGTCACCAGACCAACAAACGTTACCAGTATCCAAACGTGTAAGTCTCCCGGAAAGTTTCAAATATTCCCCAATTCCTTCAGCTTTAAGGCATGGAATTGTTTGTGAAGACTCTCAGTTAGGACAACCCTCAGAATTTGGAGGAATATTACTTAGTCAGAGCAAACCTTTGCAACAGCAACTACTTCAACAGAGGTTGCAGCAGAAGAGACAGGTGCTACAAAAACAGGCATCACTTCATCGCCGCCAGGCGGTGCGTCAAACATCATACAAGCTTGCACAGCAAGCACCGACAATTCCTCCTCTTCCGACTGAGCTTTTGAATCCTGTGTTACCCTTTCAGCCCATTTCAGAAGATATATCTTCTCCATCAGACGAGGAAGTTCATGCTCAGCCCCTTTCAGAGCAATATAAAACTCATGGCTCTAAAGAAATGACAATCGCTCCTGTGACTTCTGAACAAGAGGAGTCCGTGTCATTATGTCCTATCTTTCCAGTTATTCCAGTTGAAACTAGGTCTACAAGCGAGTATTCTGAGATTGAATTGGAAAAGTCAGAACAGGATAACAGTATTGAGTCTAGTCAGGCCAAGAAGCCTTCCTCAGCCTGTGATGATGTCATTTTTTCTGGAGAGCCAGTAATTAGTGTTGTTCCTCCTGAGTAA